GAGCAAAAACCTCGGTTGTTTTGGCGACGGTGGACTTGTAGTTACCAACGATGATAACCTCATTGAGACAATCAGAATCATGAGAGTCCATGGCGGAAAACCAAAATATTACCACAAGGTAATAGGCGGAAACTTCCGTTTGGATTCCATTCAGGCAGCAGTTCTCTCCGTTAAACTTCCACATCTGAACGACTGGTCGGCAAAAAGACGCGAAAACGCCGCTTATTACACAAAACTTCTTATTGAAGCCGGTCTTGCAGAAGAAGCAGGCAGAATCAAATTTGACGACAAAAACAAAGTCCTCATTCCAAAAGCGGTTTATGAAGGTTCGGATTTGGTTAACTACCACATCTACAACCAGTATGTGCTCCGTGTCGAGAGAAGAAATGCGCTGAGAGCTTTCCTGACAGAAAAGGGAATTGGTAACGAAGTTTATTATCCTGTTCCGTTCCACCGTCAGGAGTGTTTTGCTCACCTCGGTGCGAAGGATGCGGAATATCCCGTTGCCAACTGTGCAGCTACCGATTCATTTGCTGTTCCTATCTATCCTGAACTTACAAAGGAAATGATGGAATATGTTGTCGATTCAATCGCTGAATTCATCAAAACCTCCGACAACCTTCCAATGGAATGTGGTCACTGCGATTGCATGAACAGATAGTTATTTATGAGTTTTGACTTATTGTTATAAGTTGACATTCGAATAATTGTGGATTTAAAGCTGTCATCAGAAATGGTGGCAGCTTTTTATTATTTTTTTCTTTCCTTTATCCCCGGTGATTCGGTAATCATAAACTAAAACCCTTCTCAAATATTGGAAAAACACGCAGGTTTTTACTAAAAATGGGGAAAACGGTCTTTTCAATACTTCCAAAAACAGGAATATTAAAAGAAAAATCATTTGGCACACTATTTGCTTAAGAGAATAGAGTTAAACTACAGAAACACATAAACGGGAGACAAAAGTACTAACATTGTACTACCCCGGGAGGAGAAACAACAGCAGAGAAAAAAACAGAAAAACCAGGGATTGAATAACGATCCCAAAATTAAATCCCCTTTGGAAGGACGACTCGAAGCGTGCAGGAAAAAACCACATTCGGATATTTTCTTCCATATTCCCCTCCTTTAAGAGCTGTACAGGGCAGTTCTTTCAATGAACAGCCTGAATAAATAAACAAATATTTAGTAAATCAATTAGAATGTTTATAAATTTATTTTAGGAACACAATGAAAAAACTAACATTATTTTTATTCTTTTTTATATTAGTGTCCCCCCATATATTTTGTCAAATGGGGAAAACAATATTTCCTTACATCTCCTTCTTTGACGGATATGTAAACTACAGAATCCCTCCCTACGATTGGGGACAACCATTCGACCCTCAAGATCTTCAACTCAGCACCAAAGAGATAAGTATAATGATGGATTCTCTTGGGATTACTCACTCAGTTTCTTGGGCGGATACGATTAGCACAAAACCCGGTGACTACAATCGTATTCGAAAAATACTCGATATGCACCTCGAGTGGAGCTCCTTTGCTCCTGAATTATTAGGAATTGAAACCGGAAAATACCTAAAAGCCCAGGGACAGGACAGGGATAATTATCCTTTCCAGGTTGGAGGACAAAGTTATTTCAGCCTTACTGAGGATTACAATTTTGGATTTGGTACGAAGTTCCAATCAAGTGTCTGGTTTATGAATTCACACCCTGGCTTGAAACCTTCCTGGGTTGGGACTATGGTGACCGGGGTTGATACTACAATCACAGTATCCCCGTTTTCATACGATGTCCGAAAAGCAGTTCCTTCCTCGAAAGAAGATATAGTGAAATATTATATGTTATATGGTAAAGTGAACAGAATTCACTTCACAAACACCAGTGAACAGCACTACATCTCACTTCGCACGATGATAGAACCGACCACACTGCATGATACAACCGTTATACTAAGAGTGCAACTGAAAATTGTTCCTGCATCGGCATCACAAGAATCAGGTAGTGTTTTTAATCCTCAGCTAAATTCAA
This is a stretch of genomic DNA from Bacteroidota bacterium. It encodes these proteins:
- a CDS encoding DegT/DnrJ/EryC1/StrS family aminotransferase; this translates as MKVPLLDLKSQYLSMKDELDAALIGVAESTAYIMGPAVKKLEEEMTQFLGCKYAVGVSSGTDALLLALMAIGVGKDDEVIMPTYSFFATAGVVARLNAVPVFVDSDPVTFNIDPSQIEAKITSKTKAIIPVHLYGQSADMEPIMAIAKKHGLRVIEDGAQAISVQYKDGRQVGNIGDIGCFSFFPSKNLGCFGDGGLVVTNDDNLIETIRIMRVHGGKPKYYHKVIGGNFRLDSIQAAVLSVKLPHLNDWSAKRRENAAYYTKLLIEAGLAEEAGRIKFDDKNKVLIPKAVYEGSDLVNYHIYNQYVLRVERRNALRAFLTEKGIGNEVYYPVPFHRQECFAHLGAKDAEYPVANCAATDSFAVPIYPELTKEMMEYVVDSIAEFIKTSDNLPMECGHCDCMNR